Proteins encoded within one genomic window of Streptomyces taklimakanensis:
- a CDS encoding M55 family metallopeptidase, producing the protein MTKILISADMEGATGVTWPADVLPGTPQWERCRPMFTSDVNAAIAGFLAGGADEVLVNEAHWTMRNLLLEELDDRAVMLTGRHKSLSMVEGVQHGDVDGVAFVGYHTGAGEEGVLAHTYLANSITGVRLDGERASEGRLNAAVVAEYGVPVVLVTGDDRTCADARGYAPDARTVAVKDCVSRYAAVCRTPARTAADIRTAAKEAVALAVRHEPAERRPHTVEVDFDAEHLAGAATVVPGVERTGERRVAYTSPDMYEGIRTFKAVTTVVSAAVEEQYG; encoded by the coding sequence ATGACGAAGATCCTGATCAGCGCCGACATGGAGGGCGCCACGGGGGTGACCTGGCCCGCCGACGTCCTGCCCGGGACGCCGCAGTGGGAGCGCTGCCGCCCGATGTTCACCTCCGACGTGAACGCGGCGATCGCCGGGTTCCTCGCCGGCGGCGCCGACGAGGTGCTGGTCAACGAGGCGCATTGGACCATGCGCAACCTGCTGCTGGAGGAGCTGGACGACCGGGCCGTGATGCTCACCGGCCGCCACAAGTCCCTCAGCATGGTCGAGGGCGTCCAGCACGGCGACGTGGACGGCGTCGCCTTCGTCGGCTACCACACGGGCGCCGGCGAGGAGGGCGTCCTCGCCCACACCTACCTGGCCAACTCCATCACCGGCGTCCGGCTGGACGGCGAGCGGGCGAGCGAGGGGCGGCTCAACGCCGCGGTGGTCGCCGAGTACGGCGTGCCCGTCGTCCTCGTCACCGGCGACGACCGCACCTGTGCCGACGCCCGGGGCTACGCGCCCGACGCGCGCACGGTCGCCGTCAAGGACTGCGTCTCCCGCTACGCCGCCGTCTGCCGCACCCCCGCCCGCACCGCCGCCGACATCCGGACGGCGGCGAAGGAGGCGGTGGCCCTGGCCGTCCGCCACGAGCCCGCCGAGCGCCGGCCCCACACCGTCGAGGTGGACTTCGACGCCGAACACCTGGCCGGCGCGGCGACCGTCGTCCCCGGTGTGGAGCGCACCGGCGAGCGTCGCGTGGCCTACACCTCTCCCGACATGTACGAGGGGATCCGCACCTTCAAGGCGGTCACCACCGTCGTCTCCGCCGCAGTGGAGGAACAGTATGGCTGA
- a CDS encoding M20/M25/M40 family metallo-hydrolase, with amino-acid sequence MAERHTDATGRVDRQALDEAVAFTSELIHIDSVNLGNGDGTERKAAEYVAEKLADVGVEPVLLEKVAGRTNVVARVEGTDPDADALLVHGHLDVVPAEPSEWTVHPFSGEVRDGVVWGRGAVDMKNADAMVLSVVRAWQRAGARPRRDIVLAFTADEEDTGQYGADFLAREHPELFEGCTEGLSESGAYTFHADGLRLYPVAAGERGTAWMELTATGRAGHGSKVNRANAVSRLAAAVHRVGEHTWPVRLSETVRAALTELSRLNGLGEPDFDAPDFDVDALLPKLGPAAKLVEATVRNSSAPTGLKAGYKINVIPGTATAYVDGRMLPGTQEEFAATMDELTGPDVDWEFYHLGQPLQAPVDSRTFAVLRESLEHFDPDAHVVPFCMTGGTDAKQFASLGITGYGFTPLRLPEGLDYQAMFHGVDERVPVDALHFGVRVMDRALFTL; translated from the coding sequence ATGGCTGAGCGGCACACCGACGCCACCGGACGCGTCGACCGACAGGCGCTCGACGAGGCGGTCGCCTTCACCTCCGAACTCATCCACATCGACTCCGTCAACCTCGGCAACGGCGACGGCACGGAACGGAAGGCCGCCGAGTACGTCGCGGAGAAGCTGGCCGACGTCGGCGTCGAGCCCGTCCTGTTGGAGAAGGTCGCCGGCCGCACCAACGTCGTCGCCCGCGTCGAGGGCACCGATCCGGACGCCGACGCGCTGCTCGTCCACGGTCACCTGGACGTGGTGCCCGCCGAGCCCTCCGAGTGGACCGTCCACCCCTTCTCCGGCGAGGTCCGCGACGGCGTGGTCTGGGGACGCGGCGCGGTCGACATGAAGAACGCCGACGCGATGGTGCTCTCCGTCGTCCGCGCCTGGCAGCGGGCCGGGGCGCGCCCCCGCCGCGACATCGTCCTGGCCTTCACCGCCGACGAGGAGGACACCGGCCAGTACGGCGCCGACTTCCTCGCCCGCGAGCACCCCGAGCTGTTCGAGGGCTGCACCGAGGGCCTCAGCGAGTCCGGCGCCTACACCTTCCACGCCGACGGCCTGCGCCTGTACCCGGTCGCCGCCGGGGAGCGCGGCACCGCCTGGATGGAGCTCACCGCCACCGGTCGTGCCGGACACGGCTCCAAGGTCAACCGCGCCAACGCCGTCAGCCGGCTGGCCGCCGCGGTGCACCGGGTCGGCGAGCACACCTGGCCCGTGCGGCTCTCGGAGACGGTGCGGGCGGCCCTGACCGAGCTGTCCCGGCTGAACGGTCTGGGGGAGCCGGACTTCGACGCCCCCGACTTCGACGTGGACGCCCTGCTGCCCAAGCTCGGCCCGGCCGCCAAGCTGGTCGAGGCGACGGTGCGCAACAGCTCCGCCCCCACCGGACTCAAGGCCGGCTACAAGATCAACGTCATTCCCGGCACCGCCACGGCGTACGTGGACGGGCGGATGCTCCCCGGCACCCAGGAGGAGTTCGCCGCCACCATGGACGAGCTGACCGGCCCGGACGTGGACTGGGAGTTCTACCACCTGGGCCAGCCCCTCCAGGCCCCGGTCGACTCCCGTACCTTCGCCGTGCTGCGCGAGTCCCTGGAGCACTTCGACCCCGACGCCCACGTCGTCCCGTTCTGCATGACCGGCGGCACCGACGCCAAGCAGTTCGCGTCGCTGGGCATCACCGGCTACGGCTTCACCCCGCTGAGGCTCCCCGAGGGGCTGGACTACCAGGCGATGTTCCACGGGGTGGACGAGCGCGTCCCCGTCGACGCCCTGCACTTCGGCGTACGCGTCATGGACCGCGCGCTGTTCACCCTCTGA
- a CDS encoding methyltransferase domain-containing protein yields the protein MTATAYVHGYSDRETRRLRDQADTLAALLHGDTAYPAGSRVLEAGCGVGAQTVHLVANSPGARFTAVDADGESLERARAKVAAEHPGAAVEWHHADLYDLPFPEASFDHVFVCFVLEHLREPERALRALRRLLRPSGTVTVIEGDHGSAVLHPDGPHARAVIDCQVRLQAEAGGDALIGRRLQPLLSAAGYADVRVRPRTVYADRTRPRLVEGFTRRTFIPVFEEAGRDAPALGLVTEDDWRRGIAELYRTAEDGGTLHYTFFKATAVNPPGPVG from the coding sequence GTGACGGCGACCGCATACGTACACGGGTACTCGGACCGGGAGACCCGCAGACTGCGCGACCAGGCGGACACCCTGGCCGCCCTGTTGCACGGGGACACGGCCTACCCGGCCGGCAGTCGGGTGCTGGAGGCCGGCTGCGGGGTCGGGGCCCAGACGGTGCACCTGGTCGCGAACAGCCCCGGGGCACGCTTCACCGCGGTCGACGCCGACGGGGAGTCCCTGGAGCGGGCCCGGGCGAAGGTGGCGGCCGAGCACCCCGGCGCCGCGGTGGAGTGGCACCACGCCGACCTGTACGACCTGCCGTTCCCCGAGGCGTCCTTCGACCACGTCTTCGTCTGCTTCGTGCTGGAGCACCTGAGGGAGCCCGAGCGGGCGCTGCGCGCCCTGCGCCGGCTGCTGCGCCCGTCGGGCACGGTCACCGTGATCGAGGGGGACCACGGCTCGGCGGTCCTGCACCCCGACGGCCCCCACGCCCGCGCGGTGATCGATTGCCAGGTCCGGCTCCAGGCCGAGGCGGGCGGTGACGCGCTGATCGGCCGCAGGCTGCAGCCGCTGCTGTCCGCGGCCGGGTACGCCGACGTCCGGGTGCGGCCGCGCACCGTCTACGCCGACCGGACCCGCCCCCGGCTGGTCGAGGGCTTCACCCGCCGCACCTTCATCCCCGTCTTCGAGGAGGCGGGGCGGGACGCGCCGGCCCTCGGGCTGGTCACCGAGGACGACTGGCGGCGGGGGATCGCCGAGTTGTACCGGACGGCGGAGGACGGCGGCACCCTGCACTACACGTTCTTCAAGGCCACCGCGGTCAACCCGCCCGGCCCCGTGGGCTGA
- a CDS encoding PLP-dependent aminotransferase family protein codes for MDRAIGHDTDRAEADRRGAGRAGTGAGADFLQLDPREAPPGGLADWLTHRLRTAILDGGLPVGTRLPATRALAAELRVSRGVVTESYRRLGEDGLVTGRGRAGTTVAAAPVRPAAPPPPPPRFPAPAAPPSSAEVFAADPGPDVFDLLRAVPARLDLTPGTPDLSAFPRRAWLRAERRVLEDAAASHLGYGDPRGVPALRSAVAGWLARNRGMRVDPDEVLITSGTAQAITLFGRVLRDGGVREVAVEDPGALGARMHLAALGLATPPVPVDREGVRVDALRATGASAVLLTPAHQFPTGVVLGGGRRRALMEWADAGGLVLEDDYDAEHRYDRPPVPALRSMLPGRVVHCGSVSKLLAPALRLGWAVAPPHLRKTLVEARRYADLGGAALPQLALARLMESGELERHLRLLRVRHRRRRDAMVAAVRDHLPGAVVRGAAAGLHLTVTFRAAFPDTELAAAALARGVKTQPLSWHAQRPGPPGLVLGYAARTPGEIREAVASLGEAVRAVG; via the coding sequence GTGGACAGGGCCATTGGACACGACACCGACAGGGCCGAAGCGGACAGGCGGGGAGCGGGCCGGGCCGGGACCGGCGCCGGAGCGGACTTCCTCCAACTCGACCCCCGCGAGGCCCCGCCCGGAGGGCTGGCCGACTGGCTGACCCACCGGCTGCGGACGGCGATCCTCGACGGCGGCCTGCCGGTGGGCACCCGGCTGCCCGCCACCCGCGCGCTGGCGGCGGAGTTGCGCGTGTCCCGGGGCGTGGTCACCGAGTCCTACCGGCGGCTGGGCGAGGACGGTCTCGTCACGGGGCGGGGTCGGGCCGGGACGACGGTGGCCGCCGCGCCCGTGCGACCCGCCGCTCCCCCGCCGCCTCCCCCGCGGTTTCCCGCGCCCGCCGCTCCCCCGTCGTCCGCGGAGGTGTTCGCCGCCGACCCCGGGCCGGACGTCTTCGACCTGTTGCGGGCGGTGCCCGCGCGGCTCGACCTCACCCCCGGCACCCCCGACCTGTCCGCCTTCCCCCGCAGGGCCTGGCTCCGGGCCGAGCGCCGTGTCCTGGAGGACGCGGCCGCCTCGCACCTGGGCTACGGCGACCCCCGCGGGGTGCCCGCCCTGCGGTCGGCCGTCGCCGGTTGGCTGGCCCGCAACCGCGGGATGCGGGTGGACCCCGACGAGGTGCTGATCACCTCCGGCACCGCCCAGGCCATCACCCTGTTCGGCCGGGTCCTGCGCGACGGCGGGGTGCGGGAGGTGGCGGTGGAGGACCCGGGGGCCCTGGGTGCCCGGATGCACCTGGCCGCCCTCGGCCTGGCCACCCCGCCGGTCCCGGTGGACCGGGAGGGGGTCCGCGTCGACGCGCTGCGCGCCACGGGTGCCTCGGCCGTCCTGCTCACCCCCGCCCACCAGTTCCCCACCGGGGTGGTGCTCGGCGGCGGGCGGCGCCGCGCGCTGATGGAGTGGGCCGACGCGGGCGGACTGGTCCTGGAGGACGACTACGACGCCGAGCACCGCTACGACCGCCCTCCGGTGCCCGCGCTGCGGTCGATGCTGCCGGGCCGCGTCGTCCACTGCGGCAGCGTCTCCAAACTGCTGGCCCCCGCCCTGCGGCTGGGTTGGGCGGTGGCGCCACCGCACCTGCGAAAGACGCTGGTGGAGGCCAGGCGGTACGCCGACCTGGGCGGCGCCGCGCTGCCGCAACTGGCGCTGGCCCGACTGATGGAGTCGGGCGAGCTGGAGCGCCACCTGCGCCTGCTGCGCGTCCGTCACCGCCGCCGCCGGGACGCGATGGTCGCGGCGGTCCGTGATCATCTGCCGGGCGCGGTCGTGCGGGGCGCCGCGGCGGGCCTGCACCTGACGGTCACCTTCCGGGCCGCCTTCCCGGACACCGAACTGGCCGCCGCCGCGCTCGCCCGGGGCGTGAAGACGCAACCGCTGTCCTGGCACGCGCAGCGGCCCGGTCCGCCGGGGCTCGTCCTGGGCTACGCCGCCCGGACCCCGGGCGAGATCCGCGAGGCGGTGGCCTCCCTGGGCGAAGCGGTGCGGGCGGTGGGGTGA
- a CDS encoding Rv2578c family radical SAM protein → MRWDNLGDDGPDASGTTAALFGTDVVTRTFDTPEFRGVTFHEVRARSIINRVPGASRMPFEWTVNPYRGCTHACVYCFARRSHAYLDLDTGIDFDTRIVVKTNADRLLRRELSSPRWPGHHIAMGTNVDCYQRAEGRYRLMPGILAALRDHANPFSILTKGTLILRDLELLRSARAVAEVGVSVSVAFLDEELWRTVEPGAPAPERRLEVVRALGEHGIGCGVLMAPVIPFLSDGPAQLRATVRAIAAAGATSVTPLVLHLRPGAREWFTAWLERHHPGLVRHYEALYADGAYAPRWYQRRITRQVHELAEEYGIGPARPGAHRRVTAAPHCAPGAEPGPTQLTLL, encoded by the coding sequence ATGCGCTGGGACAACCTGGGCGACGACGGACCGGACGCGAGCGGCACCACGGCCGCCCTCTTCGGCACCGACGTGGTGACCCGCACGTTCGACACCCCCGAGTTCCGGGGCGTCACCTTCCACGAGGTGCGGGCCCGTTCGATCATCAACCGGGTGCCCGGCGCCTCCCGAATGCCGTTCGAATGGACCGTCAACCCCTACCGGGGCTGCACCCACGCCTGTGTGTACTGCTTCGCCCGTCGCAGCCACGCCTACCTGGACCTGGACACCGGCATCGACTTCGACACCCGGATCGTGGTGAAGACCAACGCCGACCGGCTGCTGCGCCGCGAACTGTCCTCGCCCCGCTGGCCCGGCCACCACATCGCCATGGGCACCAACGTCGACTGCTACCAACGCGCCGAGGGCCGCTACCGGCTGATGCCGGGCATCCTGGCCGCCCTGCGCGACCACGCCAACCCGTTCTCCATCCTCACCAAGGGCACCCTGATCCTGCGCGACCTGGAGCTGCTCCGCTCGGCCCGCGCCGTGGCGGAGGTGGGGGTGTCGGTGTCGGTGGCCTTCCTCGACGAGGAGTTGTGGCGCACCGTCGAGCCCGGCGCCCCGGCCCCCGAGCGACGGTTGGAGGTGGTGCGCGCCCTCGGCGAGCACGGCATCGGCTGCGGGGTCCTGATGGCCCCGGTGATCCCGTTCCTCTCCGACGGTCCGGCCCAACTGCGCGCGACGGTACGGGCGATAGCGGCGGCGGGCGCCACCTCCGTCACCCCGCTCGTCCTGCACCTGCGCCCCGGCGCCCGCGAGTGGTTCACGGCCTGGCTGGAGCGGCACCACCCCGGCCTGGTGCGCCACTACGAGGCGCTGTACGCCGACGGCGCCTACGCCCCCCGGTGGTACCAGCGCCGGATCACCCGTCAGGTGCACGAACTGGCCGAGGAGTACGGCATCGGCCCCGCCCGGCCGGGGGCGCACCGCCGTGTCACCGCCGCCCCGCACTGCGCTCCCGGGGCCGAACCGGGGCCGACCCAGCTCACCCTGTTGTAG
- a CDS encoding HEAT repeat domain-containing protein — MGTVDGALVERLRDEARTEPDRFERLLALARQDAPAARDALAAELTAPGRPLWARELAACSLGGAGDRRAFETLVFLLNHRDPARCAAAARALLALDDPRTARAAAALADNELRVSYALHPVRLLTALRSPLSAPTLIRVLDRLLASPCRPWPVARACVEGLGELGDARARLVLLAAREREELRAAADEALRRL, encoded by the coding sequence ATGGGGACGGTGGACGGCGCACTGGTGGAGCGACTGCGGGACGAGGCCCGCACCGAACCGGACCGGTTCGAGCGGCTGTTGGCCCTGGCCCGGCAGGACGCACCCGCCGCCCGCGACGCGCTCGCCGCCGAACTCACCGCCCCCGGGCGGCCGTTGTGGGCTCGGGAACTGGCCGCCTGTTCGCTGGGCGGGGCCGGCGACCGCCGCGCCTTCGAGACGCTGGTGTTCCTGCTCAACCACCGCGACCCGGCCCGCTGCGCGGCCGCCGCCCGCGCCCTGTTGGCCCTGGACGACCCGCGCACCGCACGGGCCGCCGCGGCGCTGGCCGACAACGAACTGCGCGTCTCCTACGCCCTCCACCCCGTCAGACTGCTCACCGCGCTGCGCTCGCCGCTGTCCGCGCCCACCCTCATCCGTGTGCTGGACCGGCTGTTGGCGAGCCCCTGCCGCCCCTGGCCGGTGGCGCGGGCCTGCGTCGAGGGCCTGGGGGAGCTCGGTGACGCGCGGGCCCGACTGGTGCTGCTCGCCGCCCGGGAGCGCGAGGAGCTGCGCGCCGCGGCCGACGAGGCGCTGCGGCGGCTGTGA
- a CDS encoding class I SAM-dependent methyltransferase, producing MNATSRTGGDTWEGVWNTDPAITAAVHLPIFEEYVDPDLPLVDVDCGSGARTVFLAGRFHPCVGIDRSAEALERARTVVGEGAGGRSAPDFRQLDAADPDAMRRLHDELGDTNVYLRGVLQRSEPDDRSRVAESVAALVGGRGRAFVVEATPTARAALARGAGAESAGDLPGPLDAPGLSDLARLSEPPAPSGGPAGREADRAGDARPEDPAAPFAAAGLRVIAGGALPLSTTDFEPDGSRLDLPATWLVVGR from the coding sequence GTGAACGCCACCTCACGAACCGGCGGCGACACCTGGGAAGGCGTCTGGAACACCGATCCCGCGATCACGGCCGCCGTCCACCTGCCGATCTTCGAGGAGTACGTCGACCCCGACCTGCCGCTGGTCGACGTCGACTGCGGCAGCGGCGCCCGGACGGTCTTCCTGGCCGGGCGCTTCCACCCCTGCGTCGGCATCGACCGGTCCGCCGAGGCCCTGGAACGCGCCCGGACGGTGGTGGGCGAAGGCGCGGGGGGCCGCTCCGCTCCCGACTTCCGGCAGCTCGACGCCGCCGACCCCGACGCCATGCGTCGCCTCCACGACGAGCTGGGCGACACCAACGTCTACCTGCGCGGCGTCCTCCAGCGCAGCGAGCCCGACGACCGGTCGCGCGTCGCCGAGTCCGTCGCGGCCCTCGTCGGAGGACGGGGCCGGGCCTTCGTGGTGGAGGCCACCCCGACGGCCCGAGCGGCCCTGGCCCGGGGCGCCGGGGCCGAGAGCGCCGGGGACCTCCCCGGCCCCCTGGACGCGCCCGGCCTGTCCGACCTCGCCCGTCTCTCCGAGCCCCCCGCCCCGTCCGGCGGTCCCGCCGGACGGGAAGCCGACCGGGCCGGGGACGCGCGCCCGGAGGATCCCGCCGCCCCGTTCGCCGCCGCCGGGCTCCGCGTGATCGCCGGCGGGGCGCTCCCGCTGTCCACCACGGACTTCGAACCGGACGGCTCACGGCTCGACCTCCCCGCGACGTGGCTGGTGGTCGGCCGCTGA